From Primulina tabacum isolate GXHZ01 chromosome 2, ASM2559414v2, whole genome shotgun sequence, one genomic window encodes:
- the LOC142532400 gene encoding uncharacterized protein LOC142532400 isoform X2, with product MNKLGRGQRDKVQQFISITGSSEKVAIQALKSSDWQLEGAFDIFYSQPKIKSFADTRHLEELYNRYKDPFTDMILADGITLLCNDIQSADYILIWQVNPQDIVMLVVSWHMKAATMCEFSKQEFIGGLQSLGIDSLEKFRERLPFMHSELKDEQKFREIYNFAFGWAKEKGQKSLALDTAIGMWQLLFAERKWPLVDHWCQFLQARHNKAISRDTWSQLLEFARIVDPALSNYDPEGAWPYLIDEFVDYLAENGIMQKV from the exons ATG AACAAGTTGGGTAGAGGACAACGTGACAAAGTGCAGCAATTCATCTCGATTACGGGGTCGAG TGAAAAAGTTGCCATCCAGGCTCTGAAGTCCAGTGACTGGCAACTTGAAGGAGCATTTGATATATTTTACAGCCAGCCCAAAATTAAGTCATTTGCTGACACCAGGCACTTAGAGGAGCTCTACAATAGATACAAAG ATCCATTTACTGATATGATATTGGCTGATGGCATCACTCTCCTGTGCAATGATATTCAG TCTGCGGATTATATTCTTATTTGGCAGGTTAATCCTCAGGACATTGTCATG TTGGTTGTTTCGTGGCACATGAAGGCAGCTACCATGTGTGAATTCTCAAAGCAGGAGTTtattggtggattacaatctcTTGG GATAGATTCTCTGGAGAAGTTCAGAGAAAGACTACCTTTTATGCATTCTGAACTGAAAGATGAAC AAAAGTTCCGAGAGATCTATAACTTCGCTTTTGGCTGGGCCAAGGAGAAG GGTCAAAAGTCTTTGGCATTGGATACAGCCATTGGAATGTGGCAGCTGCTATTTGCGGAAAGGAAATGGCCTTTGGTTGACCATTGGTGCCAGTTCTTACAG GCACGGCATAACAAGGCAATTTCTCGCGACACCTGGTcccagctgctggaatttgcaAGG ATCGTGGATCCTGCATTATCAAACTATGACCCTGAAGGTGCTTGGCCGTACCTGATCGACGAATTTGTTGACTACTTGGCGGAAAATGGCATAATGCAGAAGG TTTGA
- the LOC142532400 gene encoding uncharacterized protein LOC142532400 isoform X3, translating to MNKLGRGQRDKVQQFISITGSSEKVAIQALKSSDWQLEGAFDIFYSQPKIKSFADTRHLEELYNRYKDPFTDMILADGITLLCNDIQVNPQDIVMLVVSWHMKAATMCEFSKQEFIGGLQSLGIDSLEKFRERLPFMHSELKDEQKFREIYNFAFGWAKEKGQKSLALDTAIGMWQLLFAERKWPLVDHWCQFLQARHNKAISRDTWSQLLEFARIVDPALSNYDPEGAWPYLIDEFVDYLAENGIMQKGKLCDWSL from the exons ATG AACAAGTTGGGTAGAGGACAACGTGACAAAGTGCAGCAATTCATCTCGATTACGGGGTCGAG TGAAAAAGTTGCCATCCAGGCTCTGAAGTCCAGTGACTGGCAACTTGAAGGAGCATTTGATATATTTTACAGCCAGCCCAAAATTAAGTCATTTGCTGACACCAGGCACTTAGAGGAGCTCTACAATAGATACAAAG ATCCATTTACTGATATGATATTGGCTGATGGCATCACTCTCCTGTGCAATGATATTCAG GTTAATCCTCAGGACATTGTCATG TTGGTTGTTTCGTGGCACATGAAGGCAGCTACCATGTGTGAATTCTCAAAGCAGGAGTTtattggtggattacaatctcTTGG GATAGATTCTCTGGAGAAGTTCAGAGAAAGACTACCTTTTATGCATTCTGAACTGAAAGATGAAC AAAAGTTCCGAGAGATCTATAACTTCGCTTTTGGCTGGGCCAAGGAGAAG GGTCAAAAGTCTTTGGCATTGGATACAGCCATTGGAATGTGGCAGCTGCTATTTGCGGAAAGGAAATGGCCTTTGGTTGACCATTGGTGCCAGTTCTTACAG GCACGGCATAACAAGGCAATTTCTCGCGACACCTGGTcccagctgctggaatttgcaAGG ATCGTGGATCCTGCATTATCAAACTATGACCCTGAAGGTGCTTGGCCGTACCTGATCGACGAATTTGTTGACTACTTGGCGGAAAATGGCATAATGCAGAAGGGTAAGTTATGTGATTGGAGCTTGTAA
- the LOC142532400 gene encoding uncharacterized protein LOC142532400 isoform X1 — translation MNKLGRGQRDKVQQFISITGSSEKVAIQALKSSDWQLEGAFDIFYSQPKIKSFADTRHLEELYNRYKDPFTDMILADGITLLCNDIQSADYILIWQVNPQDIVMLVVSWHMKAATMCEFSKQEFIGGLQSLGIDSLEKFRERLPFMHSELKDEQKFREIYNFAFGWAKEKGQKSLALDTAIGMWQLLFAERKWPLVDHWCQFLQARHNKAISRDTWSQLLEFARIVDPALSNYDPEGAWPYLIDEFVDYLAENGIMQKGKLCDWSL, via the exons ATG AACAAGTTGGGTAGAGGACAACGTGACAAAGTGCAGCAATTCATCTCGATTACGGGGTCGAG TGAAAAAGTTGCCATCCAGGCTCTGAAGTCCAGTGACTGGCAACTTGAAGGAGCATTTGATATATTTTACAGCCAGCCCAAAATTAAGTCATTTGCTGACACCAGGCACTTAGAGGAGCTCTACAATAGATACAAAG ATCCATTTACTGATATGATATTGGCTGATGGCATCACTCTCCTGTGCAATGATATTCAG TCTGCGGATTATATTCTTATTTGGCAGGTTAATCCTCAGGACATTGTCATG TTGGTTGTTTCGTGGCACATGAAGGCAGCTACCATGTGTGAATTCTCAAAGCAGGAGTTtattggtggattacaatctcTTGG GATAGATTCTCTGGAGAAGTTCAGAGAAAGACTACCTTTTATGCATTCTGAACTGAAAGATGAAC AAAAGTTCCGAGAGATCTATAACTTCGCTTTTGGCTGGGCCAAGGAGAAG GGTCAAAAGTCTTTGGCATTGGATACAGCCATTGGAATGTGGCAGCTGCTATTTGCGGAAAGGAAATGGCCTTTGGTTGACCATTGGTGCCAGTTCTTACAG GCACGGCATAACAAGGCAATTTCTCGCGACACCTGGTcccagctgctggaatttgcaAGG ATCGTGGATCCTGCATTATCAAACTATGACCCTGAAGGTGCTTGGCCGTACCTGATCGACGAATTTGTTGACTACTTGGCGGAAAATGGCATAATGCAGAAGGGTAAGTTATGTGATTGGAGCTTGTAA
- the LOC142532400 gene encoding uncharacterized protein LOC142532400 isoform X4: MNKLGRGQRDKVQQFISITGSSEKVAIQALKSSDWQLEGAFDIFYSQPKIKSFADTRHLEELYNRYKDPFTDMILADGITLLCNDIQLVVSWHMKAATMCEFSKQEFIGGLQSLGIDSLEKFRERLPFMHSELKDEQKFREIYNFAFGWAKEKGQKSLALDTAIGMWQLLFAERKWPLVDHWCQFLQARHNKAISRDTWSQLLEFARIVDPALSNYDPEGAWPYLIDEFVDYLAENGIMQKGKLCDWSL; the protein is encoded by the exons ATG AACAAGTTGGGTAGAGGACAACGTGACAAAGTGCAGCAATTCATCTCGATTACGGGGTCGAG TGAAAAAGTTGCCATCCAGGCTCTGAAGTCCAGTGACTGGCAACTTGAAGGAGCATTTGATATATTTTACAGCCAGCCCAAAATTAAGTCATTTGCTGACACCAGGCACTTAGAGGAGCTCTACAATAGATACAAAG ATCCATTTACTGATATGATATTGGCTGATGGCATCACTCTCCTGTGCAATGATATTCAG TTGGTTGTTTCGTGGCACATGAAGGCAGCTACCATGTGTGAATTCTCAAAGCAGGAGTTtattggtggattacaatctcTTGG GATAGATTCTCTGGAGAAGTTCAGAGAAAGACTACCTTTTATGCATTCTGAACTGAAAGATGAAC AAAAGTTCCGAGAGATCTATAACTTCGCTTTTGGCTGGGCCAAGGAGAAG GGTCAAAAGTCTTTGGCATTGGATACAGCCATTGGAATGTGGCAGCTGCTATTTGCGGAAAGGAAATGGCCTTTGGTTGACCATTGGTGCCAGTTCTTACAG GCACGGCATAACAAGGCAATTTCTCGCGACACCTGGTcccagctgctggaatttgcaAGG ATCGTGGATCCTGCATTATCAAACTATGACCCTGAAGGTGCTTGGCCGTACCTGATCGACGAATTTGTTGACTACTTGGCGGAAAATGGCATAATGCAGAAGGGTAAGTTATGTGATTGGAGCTTGTAA